The Candidatus Zymogenus saltonus genome includes a window with the following:
- a CDS encoding AsmA-like C-terminal domain-containing protein: MPVISKKVRIGIEAFVLIFLIFLQLLIIAVTSIDLEKYRPEIIKSLKAVLGDDVSLGEIDFSLFPYFGVRGRSFSFAGKGNGPSIDAEEVIFGIRFLKLLSGEVMPKKVRVISPKISITIESDEDIENKALSYLDTSVSEITGETSLKEVLITHAVVEIKDKRPTEDKDYTFILFYLRLMGNFGKGKTEYTISFSPPGGDFEGRIKSIGEYNGKKGLVSKVWIRDVRLDFLDLIFEGQYNASVRGIVDGEIDIFYKDGKNWGMNGGVKGEGLRLSGIPLYPEGLNLDHMALTGEVVSNPENVLLKDLDISRGSMDTSLNLSIKRRPKGKEAPPTVDLRSKVTDFDLKRDLSLLPLHLMEDQLREELEELIVSGEVDADVRLKGNPLKIGDKDTVFKIKSKIKDTVLNFEEIVVRGCSADVSINGDVVNVKNVAFKSPAGKISEFHWKIVDSFTVPYMRDFYVKVEDMAFEDVKDILASKFLDILPFLSQTEGVGRARGWMKIDGPIAEISDPPVIFGEVELVDWSMKVPFVNATFVPLNTSLIFEGDHMDIPPVELDFPESKLRGKGMLTNFENPRLSMSIEAPYVDLVEFFGTGDSSLFIRDFSTNLFFEDGYLLLKDMGFTLYGGSCYGSWGYIYTDSEEDEGLFYLNLTGEGTDLASFSSDTMILKDLAGKLNFMLSLKSEPGKPGRILETFDGDARIEIYNGNIKKLSVLSKIISIMKISNYLSLKFPKITTEGVPFEKITADFVIEDGVATTKNLFMDSRVIKVTGVGSVDMVKEEIDMVLGFQMLETIDLIVNKIPVVGYVLTGDSGNLFTTYFKVTGSFEDPQVSSMTLKALGEGTLNIFERIYKFPLKGLIPR; encoded by the coding sequence ATGCCCGTAATTAGTAAAAAGGTGAGAATAGGGATTGAGGCCTTCGTCCTTATCTTCCTGATATTTCTCCAGCTTCTGATAATAGCCGTAACTTCCATTGACCTTGAAAAATACAGGCCGGAGATAATAAAGAGCTTGAAGGCGGTTCTGGGGGACGATGTCTCCCTCGGAGAGATCGACTTTTCCCTGTTTCCCTATTTCGGCGTCAGGGGAAGAAGCTTCTCGTTCGCCGGCAAAGGCAACGGGCCCTCGATTGACGCCGAAGAGGTTATCTTCGGGATAAGGTTCCTGAAGCTCCTTTCCGGCGAGGTCATGCCCAAAAAGGTAAGGGTCATTTCGCCGAAAATATCAATTACGATCGAGAGCGATGAGGATATCGAAAATAAAGCCCTATCTTATCTCGACACCTCCGTTTCCGAGATAACGGGGGAAACGAGCCTGAAAGAGGTCTTGATCACCCACGCGGTGGTCGAGATCAAGGACAAGAGGCCGACCGAGGACAAGGACTACACGTTCATCCTCTTCTACTTGAGGTTGATGGGCAATTTCGGAAAGGGGAAAACCGAATACACAATATCTTTTTCACCGCCAGGGGGCGATTTCGAAGGGAGGATCAAATCGATCGGGGAGTATAACGGAAAGAAGGGACTCGTTTCCAAGGTCTGGATAAGAGATGTGCGCCTCGATTTTCTGGATCTCATCTTCGAAGGTCAGTATAACGCCTCCGTCAGGGGGATTGTCGACGGCGAGATAGACATATTCTATAAGGACGGCAAGAACTGGGGAATGAACGGGGGGGTAAAGGGTGAGGGTCTGCGCCTTTCGGGGATTCCTCTCTATCCGGAAGGTCTGAATCTCGACCATATGGCCCTGACGGGAGAGGTTGTATCCAATCCGGAAAATGTTTTGTTAAAAGACCTCGATATATCGAGGGGCTCCATGGATACCTCCCTGAACCTTTCTATCAAGCGGAGGCCGAAGGGGAAGGAGGCCCCGCCCACTGTCGACCTGAGGTCGAAGGTTACCGATTTTGATCTAAAGCGGGACCTGTCGCTTCTGCCCCTTCACCTTATGGAGGATCAGCTGAGGGAGGAGCTGGAGGAGCTTATAGTGTCGGGGGAGGTGGATGCCGATGTCAGATTGAAGGGAAATCCCCTGAAGATAGGCGATAAGGATACGGTTTTTAAGATAAAGTCGAAGATCAAAGACACCGTCTTGAACTTCGAGGAGATCGTGGTCAGGGGATGCTCCGCCGATGTGTCGATTAACGGCGATGTGGTTAATGTAAAAAACGTCGCCTTTAAGTCTCCTGCTGGAAAGATATCCGAATTTCACTGGAAGATCGTGGATTCGTTCACGGTTCCCTATATGAGGGACTTCTACGTAAAGGTGGAGGACATGGCGTTTGAGGACGTCAAGGACATCCTGGCGTCTAAATTCCTGGATATCCTCCCGTTCCTATCCCAAACAGAGGGGGTCGGGCGGGCGAGGGGCTGGATGAAGATAGATGGGCCGATAGCCGAAATTTCCGACCCCCCGGTTATATTCGGTGAGGTGGAATTGGTGGACTGGTCTATGAAGGTGCCTTTCGTAAACGCAACCTTTGTGCCCTTAAATACATCCCTGATCTTCGAGGGCGATCATATGGACATCCCGCCGGTGGAGCTTGATTTTCCCGAATCAAAGCTGAGGGGAAAGGGCATGTTGACGAACTTTGAAAATCCGAGGCTCAGCATGTCGATCGAGGCCCCCTACGTAGACCTCGTTGAATTTTTCGGAACGGGGGATAGTTCCCTCTTTATCAGGGATTTTTCGACAAACCTCTTCTTCGAGGATGGGTATCTCCTCTTGAAGGATATGGGTTTTACCCTCTATGGCGGAAGCTGCTACGGAAGCTGGGGGTATATATACACCGACTCGGAGGAAGACGAGGGACTGTTTTACCTCAACCTTACGGGGGAGGGGACCGATCTCGCCTCATTTTCTTCGGACACGATGATCCTGAAAGACCTGGCGGGAAAGCTGAATTTCATGCTCTCCTTGAAGTCCGAACCGGGAAAACCGGGACGTATCCTCGAAACGTTTGACGGAGACGCCAGGATTGAGATATATAACGGAAATATAAAAAAACTGAGCGTCCTGTCGAAGATCATCTCGATTATGAAGATATCGAACTACTTGAGCTTGAAGTTCCCGAAGATCACAACGGAGGGCGTCCCCTTTGAAAAGATAACGGCCGATTTTGTCATCGAAGACGGTGTGGCGACTACGAAGAACCTGTTTATGGACAGCAGGGTGATAAAGGTCACCGGCGTCGGGAGCGTCGATATGGTCAAAGAGGAGATCGACATGGTTCTGGGCTTTCAGATGCTCGAGACGATAGATCTCATTGTAAACAAGATACCCGTCGTTGGATATGTCCTGACCGGCGACAGCGGGAACCTCTTCACGACATATTTCAAGGTAACCGGCTCCTTTGAAGACCCTCAGGTAAGTTCTATGACCCTAAAGGCGCTGGGGGAGGGGACGCTTAACATATTCGAGAGAATTTACAAATTCCCCCTAAAGGGGCTTATTCCGAGGTAG
- the rfaE2 gene encoding D-glycero-beta-D-manno-heptose 1-phosphate adenylyltransferase, with protein sequence MSRDKIYKSDELAGVIRGLKAEGKTVVFTNGCFDILHVGHVRYLAVAKGEGDVLVVGVNSDSSVRGLKGQGRPVQDEESRAEIIASLRSVDYVVIFDESDPLSLILKLKPDVLVKGEDWQAGEIIGGKEVESWGGRVVRAKLSPGSSTTSIIEKIRGG encoded by the coding sequence ATGTCGAGAGATAAGATCTACAAAAGTGATGAGCTGGCCGGGGTCATAAGGGGCCTCAAGGCGGAGGGAAAGACGGTCGTTTTTACCAACGGCTGTTTCGATATCCTCCACGTGGGGCACGTCAGGTATCTGGCCGTTGCAAAGGGGGAGGGGGATGTCCTTGTGGTCGGCGTAAATTCAGACAGCTCGGTGAGGGGGCTTAAAGGTCAAGGCCGCCCCGTGCAGGATGAAGAGAGCAGGGCCGAGATCATCGCCTCCCTCCGGTCGGTCGACTACGTGGTGATCTTTGACGAATCGGATCCGCTCTCCCTGATATTGAAGCTCAAGCCCGATGTGCTGGTAAAGGGGGAAGACTGGCAGGCGGGGGAGATAATAGGGGGAAAGGAGGTGGAGTCCTGGGGCGGAAGGGTGGTCAGGGCGAAGCTCTCCCCGGGGAGTTCCACCACATCGATCATCGAGAAGATCAGGGGCGGTTAA
- the trxA gene encoding thioredoxin, which translates to MASNNVLEINDDSFDSEVLKSDKLTLVDFWAPWCGPCKIIGPIIDELAAEYEGKVKFAKLNVDDNPSTASNYGVRGIPTMILFKDGEPKDQIVGAVPKNHLEKAINDSL; encoded by the coding sequence ATGGCATCAAATAACGTGTTGGAGATAAATGACGACAGTTTTGACAGCGAGGTCTTGAAATCGGACAAGCTCACACTGGTGGATTTTTGGGCTCCTTGGTGCGGACCCTGCAAGATAATAGGACCTATAATCGATGAGCTGGCCGCGGAATACGAGGGGAAGGTAAAGTTCGCAAAGCTCAACGTGGACGACAACCCGAGCACGGCTTCCAATTACGGCGTCAGGGGAATCCCAACGATGATTCTCTTCAAGGACGGAGAGCCAAAAGACCAGATCGTCGGGGCGGTCCCGAAGAACCATCTGGAAAAGGCGATCAACGATTCTCTTTAA
- a CDS encoding DSD1 family PLP-dependent enzyme, protein MRVKTKKEYIDTPALIIDLEKFEGNLRKMADYFRGVDSDIRPHIKTHKCPVMAIKQVNAGAIGITCAKVGEAEVMAKAGIGDILIANQVVGASKIMRLLDLLHLADVKVAVEDKANAAELNDGAKNRDKILKVIIEVDVGMGRCGVRSFEEAVGLAKEIEGMKNLELAGIMGYEGHIIFTFEKEERVRLGTGCMEALVDYKNGLEKEGFEVPIVSGGGTGTYDIASKVKGVTEVQAGSYLTMDVTYGYLNLGFGQALTILTSVISIHGDHVILDCGMKSVSSEFGQPHVVGIEGASVSSLSEEHGHMTFEGASKLKIGQKVELVPTHGCTTINLHDRFYVVKDDILEGVWEISARGKFV, encoded by the coding sequence ATGAGAGTCAAGACGAAAAAGGAATATATAGATACTCCCGCATTGATAATCGACCTTGAGAAATTCGAGGGCAACCTCAGAAAGATGGCCGACTATTTTAGGGGCGTGGACTCGGACATCAGGCCCCACATAAAGACCCACAAGTGCCCGGTGATGGCGATAAAACAGGTAAACGCCGGGGCGATCGGTATTACGTGCGCCAAGGTGGGCGAGGCGGAGGTGATGGCAAAGGCCGGGATAGGCGATATATTGATTGCCAATCAGGTGGTGGGCGCCTCGAAGATCATGAGGCTATTGGATCTCCTTCACCTCGCCGACGTGAAAGTGGCGGTGGAAGATAAAGCCAACGCGGCCGAGCTCAACGATGGCGCCAAAAACAGAGACAAAATCTTGAAGGTCATCATCGAGGTGGACGTGGGGATGGGGAGATGCGGCGTCAGGAGCTTTGAAGAGGCCGTCGGGCTGGCAAAGGAGATAGAGGGGATGAAAAACCTCGAGCTCGCCGGCATCATGGGCTACGAGGGGCACATAATCTTCACGTTCGAGAAGGAGGAGAGGGTAAGGCTCGGGACCGGGTGCATGGAGGCCCTCGTGGATTATAAGAACGGCCTCGAAAAGGAGGGCTTTGAGGTCCCCATCGTCAGCGGAGGGGGGACCGGCACCTACGACATCGCATCGAAGGTCAAGGGGGTGACCGAGGTTCAGGCCGGGTCGTACCTTACGATGGACGTCACATACGGCTACCTGAACCTCGGCTTCGGGCAGGCGCTGACCATCCTGACCTCGGTAATCTCGATCCACGGGGATCACGTTATCCTCGACTGCGGGATGAAGTCGGTAAGCTCCGAGTTCGGCCAGCCCCATGTTGTCGGGATCGAGGGGGCTTCTGTCTCCTCCCTTTCGGAGGAGCACGGCCACATGACCTTCGAGGGCGCCTCGAAGCTCAAGATCGGCCAGAAGGTCGAGCTTGTCCCGACACACGGCTGCACCACAATTAACCTCCACGACAGGTTCTACGTGGTGAAAGACGATATTCTCGAAGGGGTATGGGAGATCTCCGCCAGGGGCAAGTTCGTTTAG
- a CDS encoding inner membrane CreD family protein, with amino-acid sequence MVKKIAALVFIFICTSIAWMILGATLEVRSSEVDERLGYEVDSLYGPAQHQVAPLFGYSYKVDTSSYDEKLKRKVKTFRTVSGNLPIERSDIDVDLSLDYRRKGLLWYSTYAVGFDGTYKTKNSTDNKVDLNILFRFPSSNNEYDDFHFYIDGKEVEKLDWGKEGVGKTVSLGPNEELTFRAVYLSRGKTEWAYKFGDEDIVEVVDFSMTVNTDFKAVDFPEGSISPTSMEDTDSGKKLTWDYEKKISGKMIAVEMPTKLNPGPLAAKITFFAPVSLFFFFFIIFIITTLRDIRIHPMNFFFLASAFFAFHLLFAYLVDHLDVNLSFIISAAVSVLLVVSYLRLVVGARFALVEAGISQIVYLVLFSYSFFFKGYTGLIITITSIITLAILMQMTGRIDWDEKFKALPKK; translated from the coding sequence ATGGTTAAGAAGATCGCGGCGCTCGTATTTATTTTTATCTGCACATCCATTGCGTGGATGATCCTAGGGGCGACCCTCGAGGTCAGGAGCAGCGAGGTCGACGAGAGGCTCGGGTACGAGGTGGACAGCCTCTACGGCCCCGCCCAGCACCAGGTCGCGCCCCTCTTCGGCTATTCCTACAAGGTCGACACGTCCAGTTACGATGAAAAGCTGAAGAGGAAGGTTAAGACCTTTAGGACCGTGTCGGGGAATCTCCCGATCGAGAGGAGCGACATAGATGTGGACCTCTCCCTCGACTACAGGAGGAAGGGGCTTCTGTGGTACAGCACCTACGCGGTCGGCTTTGACGGCACCTATAAGACAAAAAACAGCACCGACAACAAGGTCGATCTCAATATCCTGTTCAGGTTTCCATCCTCAAACAACGAGTACGACGACTTTCATTTTTACATCGACGGCAAGGAGGTTGAAAAGCTTGATTGGGGAAAGGAGGGTGTGGGGAAGACCGTAAGCCTTGGACCCAACGAGGAGCTGACGTTCAGGGCGGTCTATCTGTCCCGTGGCAAAACGGAGTGGGCCTACAAGTTCGGCGACGAAGATATTGTGGAGGTGGTCGATTTTTCTATGACGGTAAATACCGACTTCAAGGCCGTCGATTTTCCGGAAGGCTCCATCTCCCCAACCTCGATGGAGGACACGGATTCCGGGAAGAAGCTGACCTGGGATTACGAGAAGAAGATCTCAGGGAAGATGATCGCCGTCGAGATGCCGACGAAGCTGAACCCGGGACCGCTGGCGGCAAAGATAACCTTCTTCGCGCCGGTGTCCCTCTTCTTTTTCTTCTTCATCATATTTATCATAACCACGCTGAGGGATATACGGATTCACCCGATGAACTTCTTCTTCCTGGCATCCGCCTTTTTTGCCTTTCACCTCCTCTTCGCATACCTCGTCGATCATCTCGATGTCAACCTCTCGTTCATTATCTCGGCGGCGGTGTCGGTGCTTCTGGTGGTGAGCTACTTGAGGCTTGTGGTGGGGGCCAGGTTTGCGCTCGTGGAGGCGGGCATATCACAGATCGTTTATCTGGTCCTCTTTTCGTACAGCTTCTTCTTCAAGGGATACACGGGCCTAATCATAACGATCACCTCCATCATCACCCTTGCTATCCTGATGCAGATGACGGGGAGGATAGACTGGGACGAGAAGTTTAAGGCCCTCCCCAAAAAATAG
- a CDS encoding AMP-binding protein, with product MADEKNYKAWPKGRPKSLYYPEIPVYQILNSTATKHPDRVAIRFAGMELTYQELLTLSHKFAHALKARGVKKGDRVGIHLPNCPQFAIAYYAVLKLGAIFVPFSPLGGERELEYQMNDCGCETFITLDLIMAPVLNVYKKTKVKTLIVVSLADTYPPVTAPVKTLKKFPVQTGEDFQLLLEEGGTDPVNVEVNPREDIAHLSYTGGTTGLSKGVMITHLNVIANVAHTTHWFSGGNVTYKDGILDIDLSLVEKEITKNDDQPLKMGLTVLVVVPWFHAMGTIGYLNNLIYGSHTLIVFPRFDPYEYIRAVEKYKADMMGGAPQLYIPLVQHPEFKKVDMSNIKLAVSGAAPLPVPVLDQMLKAFSGIVSEAYGMTEVTMLGMANPPSRKALKPGSVGIPVFDTYAKVIDLTTGEPLGPGKEGEICMKGPQVMKGYWNKPEETKMVLIDGWVHSGDIGCCDKDGYFYITDRKKDMVIYKGHNVYPRELEEIIFEHPKVAHCAVVGKKDEKGGEIPVAFIQLKPDTKAAAEEIMGFVNEKIAQYKHVREVHFIDEIPVSGAGKVLKRVLRDRLEEEKD from the coding sequence ATGGCAGATGAAAAAAATTATAAGGCTTGGCCAAAGGGGAGGCCGAAATCCCTTTATTACCCCGAAATCCCCGTGTATCAGATTCTTAACTCCACCGCGACGAAACATCCGGACAGGGTGGCAATCCGATTTGCGGGGATGGAGCTTACCTATCAGGAGCTTCTGACCCTCTCCCACAAGTTCGCCCATGCGCTGAAGGCCAGGGGCGTGAAGAAGGGAGATAGAGTGGGTATCCACCTTCCGAACTGCCCTCAGTTCGCCATTGCCTACTATGCGGTTTTGAAGCTGGGGGCCATCTTCGTCCCCTTCTCGCCGCTGGGGGGAGAGAGGGAGCTGGAATACCAGATGAACGACTGCGGCTGCGAGACCTTCATCACCCTCGATCTGATAATGGCTCCCGTACTGAATGTCTACAAGAAGACTAAGGTAAAAACCCTGATAGTTGTATCTCTGGCGGACACCTACCCGCCCGTGACCGCGCCGGTAAAGACGCTTAAAAAATTCCCCGTCCAGACGGGGGAGGACTTTCAGCTCCTCCTCGAGGAGGGGGGCACCGACCCGGTAAACGTCGAGGTAAATCCGAGAGAGGATATCGCACACCTCTCGTACACCGGCGGGACGACGGGGTTGAGCAAGGGGGTTATGATAACGCACCTGAACGTGATCGCCAACGTGGCGCACACGACCCACTGGTTCTCCGGCGGCAACGTCACGTACAAGGACGGCATCCTGGATATCGACCTCTCCCTTGTCGAGAAGGAAATAACTAAAAACGATGATCAGCCGCTGAAGATGGGTCTGACGGTTTTGGTAGTGGTCCCCTGGTTCCACGCCATGGGGACCATAGGCTACCTGAACAACCTCATATACGGCTCGCACACGCTGATCGTATTTCCACGGTTCGATCCCTACGAATATATCAGAGCTGTGGAGAAGTACAAGGCGGATATGATGGGCGGAGCGCCCCAGCTCTACATCCCGCTGGTGCAGCACCCGGAGTTTAAAAAGGTGGATATGTCAAACATCAAGCTCGCGGTCTCCGGAGCGGCGCCGCTGCCCGTCCCCGTTCTCGACCAGATGCTCAAGGCCTTCTCAGGAATCGTCAGCGAGGCCTACGGCATGACCGAGGTGACGATGTTGGGGATGGCAAATCCTCCCTCGAGAAAGGCGCTGAAGCCCGGCTCCGTCGGCATCCCTGTCTTTGACACCTACGCCAAGGTGATCGACCTGACGACGGGCGAGCCCCTCGGGCCAGGAAAGGAGGGGGAGATATGCATGAAGGGGCCCCAGGTCATGAAAGGCTACTGGAACAAGCCGGAGGAGACCAAGATGGTCTTGATCGACGGCTGGGTCCACTCCGGCGACATCGGCTGCTGCGACAAGGACGGTTATTTCTACATCACCGACCGAAAGAAGGATATGGTCATATACAAAGGCCACAACGTCTACCCGAGGGAGCTCGAGGAGATAATCTTCGAGCATCCAAAGGTTGCCCACTGCGCCGTTGTGGGGAAAAAGGACGAAAAGGGGGGCGAGATACCGGTGGCCTTCATCCAGCTAAAGCCGGATACCAAGGCCGCGGCCGAAGAGATCATGGGCTTCGTCAACGAGAAGATCGCCCAGTACAAGCACGTTCGGGAGGTCCATTTCATAGACGAGATCCCCGTCAGCGGCGCCGGGAAGGTACTGAAGAGGGTCTTGAGGGACAGGCTCGAAGAGGAGAAGGATTGA
- a CDS encoding TAXI family TRAP transporter solute-binding subunit, with protein MKKVFFFTLLFVLIISLVSASEELKMVCGPKNSDMWKLSNHIGSALTEVKISSKGGGPDVQLISSSGPYESIKMLFSHDSNLAIVDALSAYEATSGVGRFSKLLRRDVLALAVLGLEVEHFVLVSAKSEKNNVLDMTEKMIYLGRKGDYRRYGAYVSLKSLGVENFHEGGNEWDYETSAELMIDGSIDGAVYFGIPPVKAVQDIKKVMGSSLVILSVDDSAVSELRGSSPIWFSHTIAANKYPKQKEPVVTVAKPILLVSTRSLNKKTAKALLSDLFDAKSMEYLNSVNLPIDAQMSQRYKVIEYHPGAVEFFKSGGD; from the coding sequence ATGAAAAAGGTATTTTTTTTCACATTACTCTTTGTTCTGATAATATCTCTTGTATCGGCTTCCGAAGAGCTGAAGATGGTCTGCGGGCCCAAGAACAGTGACATGTGGAAACTGTCGAACCATATCGGCTCCGCCCTGACCGAGGTAAAGATCAGCTCCAAGGGGGGCGGGCCCGACGTCCAACTGATCTCATCTTCAGGCCCTTACGAGAGCATAAAGATGCTCTTTTCTCATGACTCCAACCTCGCGATTGTTGACGCCCTCTCCGCCTACGAAGCCACTTCGGGGGTGGGAAGATTTTCCAAGCTTCTGAGGAGGGACGTCCTTGCCCTGGCCGTTTTAGGGCTCGAGGTGGAGCATTTTGTGCTGGTTTCCGCAAAGTCCGAAAAAAACAACGTCTTGGACATGACGGAAAAGATGATCTATCTCGGGAGAAAGGGCGATTACAGGAGATACGGGGCATACGTAAGCCTGAAGTCTCTCGGGGTTGAAAACTTCCACGAGGGGGGAAACGAGTGGGATTACGAAACGTCCGCGGAGCTGATGATCGACGGCTCTATAGACGGGGCCGTGTATTTTGGAATTCCCCCGGTTAAGGCGGTTCAAGATATTAAAAAGGTCATGGGAAGCTCCCTCGTTATCCTGTCGGTCGACGATTCCGCCGTCTCGGAGTTAAGGGGGTCTTCCCCGATCTGGTTTTCGCACACGATTGCCGCAAACAAATACCCCAAACAAAAAGAGCCGGTGGTAACTGTGGCAAAACCTATCCTACTTGTGTCTACAAGATCGTTGAACAAGAAGACGGCGAAGGCTCTCTTGTCAGACCTCTTTGATGCAAAGAGCATGGAATATCTCAATTCAGTCAATCTTCCGATAGACGCTCAGATGAGCCAAAGATACAAGGTGATAGAGTACCACCCGGGAGCCGTGGAATTTTTTAAAAGCGGTGGTGATTGA